Part of the Candidatus Moraniibacteriota bacterium genome is shown below.
TGTCTGGCACATCGAAGTGGGGGAGTTGTGTTTCTCCAAGTTTGATAGTGACATTGCAGCGGTCGGCAATTTTCCCAGCATTTTCAATCGCCTCAGGAATATCTTTGAAGAATGTTGCCATGTCTTCGGGTGAGCGGAGTGAGAGGTCGAGGTGGCGAAGTGAGAAGCGGTTCTCGTCGGTTACTTTTTTGTTATCGCGAATGCAGAGGAGAATATCTTGCAAATCGCTATCTTCGGGGCGAACATAGTGTACGTCACTCGCGGCGACGAGCGGGATACCCGTTTCTCGAGATATTTGAACGAGACCAGCATTGGCAATGATTTGGTTTTCGTAGTCACTGTGAGGTTGAAGTTCGAGGAAGAAATTGCCTTTGCCAAAAATATCTTCGTAGCCGAGGGCGGCTTCGCGTGCGCGTTCTTCGCTTCCTGCAATGATGAGAGAGGGTACTTCGCCGGTCACTGATCCAGAGAGGGCGATGAGCCCTTCATGATATTTCCGCAAGAGATCCTTGTCGACGCGTGCTTTGTAGTAGAAGCCCTCGATATGTGACTCGGAGATGATTTCCATCAGGTTTTGATAGCCGGTCTGCGTCTCGGCAAGGAGTACGAGATTGGAACGGCGTCGATCTTCGATGGAGACACGGCTGTGCATATTTGCCGTCACATAAATCTCCGCACCGATAATTGGTTTCATATGTCGCTCCTTTGCTTTGATCGAGAGCTCGACGGCGCCGTAGAGCGCTGTGTAGTCGGTGATGGCAAGCGCGGTCATGCCGAGTTCCTGGGCGCGATCAAGGAGTGCATCGATCTTGGCGGGCGCCGTGAGGAGGCTGTAGTGCGAATGGACGTGGAGGTGAGCGAAAGGCATTGTGAATCTATTAGAGTCTATGAGGAAAGCAGGAGAGGTTGTTTTTTAGCGGGTTCCTGGAAACGAAAGAGAAATCGAAACTTTTGATGTATAGGAATCTTACCGTACCCGAAGAAGAGAGGGAAGTCTTGACAGAATTTCCCCCACAAGAAGTTTCCATGCTATACTTCTCACAGTATCTTCTTTCATTTGTTTCCTTTCGAAACAAATGCATAATCAGTAAAACAAAAACGTCATGCCATTTCAGTCTTCCTCAGGATCAAACAAAGTTTTGTTTTGGTCTCTTGTTGCACTTGCTATCGCCATGATACTCGCGGTTGCTTTTGCTCTCCGCGGGTTTAATCGAGAAATGGATAAGGATAGTTCTCTTTCAAACTCTCCGAATATGTCCAAAGACGATGTGAAAGATGTTCCTCCCTCTGAAGTCATGACCGAAGAAGTCCTCATGGGATGGAAGCGAGATGAACAAAATCATATCTCTGTCACCGGAGAGGTACTAGGTGTTCGTGCTGTACCCGAGCAAAAAGATGTGAAAGGCATGGAGCTTGATCTCAAAGTGAGTCCAATCATTGATTCTCTGCTCTATCCGGCCCCCGACAAACTCTATCGCTTCTTTCTTTCCGAACGAGATACGAAAGAAGGATTCTCCGAATCCTTCAAAGTAGGGGATACCGTGACAGTGACGTCACAGGCGAACCCAACGGAAGACGCGTATGTTATTGGGGAGAAGGTGGGGAAAGAATAGTTTACAGTGATAGAATTGGATTAGAACTATGCGTATTAATTTCAAATTTATTCGTACTATGAAATTTCTCATCATTCCGATAGGAGTTTTCTTGGGAATAGCATGGGCGTTCTCACTCTTTTTTTCATCAGCATCGGCTGTTTATGCGAGTGATGCTCCTTGTGGAGCTGGTGGTGGAATTCTTGGTTATACTTCTTGTTGTAAGGATGCGAAGCTTTGTCCCGATGGAACAGTGCTTGGGAGAACCCTCCCAATGTGCATCTTTCCTGAGTGTCCAGGTTCTGGCGGAGGTGGTACGAATGCAGCGTGTAGTTCAGCGGCAAAAAACTATGCGTATACAGATACAGCATATTCTCCCAGTAATCTTTGTGTATCAGGTTCATCTCCCACTGTAGGAAATGGAGCGGTTCCATTTCCTGCGCCAGGGAAGACAGTCACGTGGTCATGTTTCAATAGCTCATCTCCAACAGTGACATGCTCCGCAAGTCGAGATGCTGCCCCTGCTATCACCTGTGGCACGGCAAATGGGAAAACATATCCAACCTCAGGACCTCCTTCGGCTGACCGTTGTGTCAACACAACGCAGACGAATTTCGCCTTCCGTTACTCTGGTTCCTATTGGAATGGATGGACATGGAATTGTGGCACAGCTTCTTGCAGTGCGAATCTTTCCCCTGGTATTTGTGGAACTGCTAACGGAACAACACGCGCAACAGCTCCATCGACTGTAGCGGAACGCTGTAGTGCCGGTGTCTCGAGTGCTGTTTCCGGTTCGGGCCCCTGGAGCTGGAGTTGTACCGGAACAGCCTGCAGTGCAAGTAAGACAGTGTCATGTACGCCAAGTTGTTCTCTAAATCCGGCGTCATATTGCACGACGCATTACCTCGGCAGTGATGGATGTGGAGGTTCGTGTGGGTATGGGACGATGGTTTGTCCAACTCCTCGCCTCAAGGTTTGTCCTGCTGCGGTTACTCTGAATCCGACACAAACACAACAGCTCGAAGCGCGATACTGGGCAAATCTTGCGAGTATCCCATCGTGTTCGACAACAGGGTATTCAATGGTCACTCCGAGTGCAGCGTGGTCATCTTCAGTTCCGTCCGTTGCAACAGTAGGGAACATATCCGGAACGAAGGGTGTGGTGACGGCAGGAAGTCCTGCTTCGACATCACTGGCGAATATTCAAGCGTTGTACATCGGTTTGCCAAGTTTTAGCGCGGTGACGGTGAATGGAGTGGTAGCGAGCCCTTCGGCAACGATTTCTGGAAGCGGATGCTCCATTCCGTTAGGAGCAAGCACATGTGATGGGACATTTACCTGGACTATTTCTGGAGCTACTTCGCCAAATGTATTTAATGCGACGAGAAGCATTCAGTATACAACGGCTTCTTCCGGAAATAATTCTCCTTTTGCTATCACCTACGGAGCAAATACTGTGCAGGCTCGAGATGGGGCAACGGTATTGGCAACGACTTCGGTAAGTGGTACCTGCGCATCGGGGACATGGGACAGCTCGAAGTGTGCCGCTGCGAGTGGTCAATTGCTTACCGTATCGAAGTCTGGATCGGGGACAGGAACGATAACGAGTGTGCCTGCTGGAATAAGTTATCCGGGCGATGCGACTGAATCATATTCGACCGGCACCTCGGTTGTTCTCACAGCAACTGCTACTCTTGGGTCAACATTTACTGGCTGGAGTGGAGATTGTACCGGAACGGGTACCTGTACGGTGGTTATGAACTCCCCAAAAAATGTGTCAGCATCATTTGCTGCGCCGCCAACATGTACCTGTGATAATCCAAATGCTTGTGTAGGAAGTAGCTACACGGGCACTGGGTCGGGATGTGTTCCAAACGGATGCTCTGGCACCAAGGTTTGTGACCAGCATTGGAAAGAAGTAGCGCCGTAGAAAAGGCGAAGAATATGAGAGCGAAACCGCTTCCTGGTTTGGGGAGCGGTTTTCGGTTTGAGTGGCAATGCGCTATGCTAGATAATATGAAGAAAAAGATATCTCTCATGTTTCCGACATTCGAATATGAACAATCGGTGGCAGTACAGGATCGAATCGCAGTCGGGGTGGATGAGGCGGGGAGGGGACCCTTGGCTGGGCCAGTTGTCGCGGCGGCGGCATGGTATCGATTGACTCCGCTTGTGTTTCCTGTAGGAGAAGACCGATATACTCGACTCATCCGTGATTCAAAAACACTCTCGGAGGATCAGCGCGAGGAAGTGTATCAGTGGATAATTGATCATTTCGAAATCGGTGTCGGCATTGTTGATGCTCGGACTATTGATCGGGTGAATATTCTTCAGGCGACATTTCTCGCCATGCGAGAGGCGATTGCAGTGCTCGCTGGAAAGCGTGCAACAAAAGAAAAACAAGAAACAAAAACAATGCACATGCTTGTTGATGGCAATCGAGAGATTCCAGAACTCACTTTTCCTCAGGAGGCGATGGTAAAAGGGGATGCTCGGTCGGTTTCTATTGCGGCAGCGTCTATTGTTGCCAAGGTGACTCGCGACCGAATGATGCATAAGTACGATAGTGAGTATCTCGAGTATGGATTTGCACGACACAAGGGCTATGGGACAGCGGCGCACGTCGAGGCGATTCGACGGCTTGGTCCCTGCCCGATTCACAGGCATTCTTTTGCTCCCGTCGCTGAGTTGTCTCGGGAATTTGCCAGAAATAAAGAAAGCTGATAGACTTGGGGACAAGTGTTTTCCATTGAGAATATCCTATGTCAGTACCGAAACAGAGGCATTCCAAGGCGCGACAGGCGCGCGGACGTGTCCGCTATGTGAAGTCAGTCAAGAACGGTGTTCTGTGCCTGAAATGTGGATCGAGTATTTTGGCACATCGCGTGTGTCCAAAATGCGGTTTCTACAAGGATCGGGAGTATGTGAATACCATGAAGCAGGTGGAAACACCAGCAAAGAAAGAGAAGAAATAGCCTTTCTTGGGTCAGCTCTATACTTTGGTTGTTTTTTGAAATATGGCGAATCGGCACCTTCAACGATCGGTGGCAATGCAAGCGCTTTTTGAGTGGGATTTCCGAAAGAGCGGCGATGCGGAGATGGCTGACATTGCACGTCGAAATCTCGAAGAATTCGCTCCGGGACTCGAGGACGCCTCGTTTACGCGCGTCCTCGTCGAGGGGACACTCGCGCATCGCAAGGTTATCGATCAGCTTATTGAGAAGTGTGCGCCCGAGTGGCCACTTGACCAGGTGACGGTTATCGATCGCAATGTATTGCGGCTCGGTATTTTTGAGTTGCTCTATGGCAACTACGATGAAGTGCCCCCAAAGGTGGCGATTAATGAAGCCATCGAGCTTTCCAAGACCTTTGGCAGTGACAGTTCTCCGCGGTTTATCAATGGCGTCTTGGGGACGATTTATCGTGAGATGGGTGAGCCAATGAAAGACGACTCGAGCGAGAAGCGTCGCGCCGCACTGAAACTGAAGGAGCTCGAAGAACGCCCGGGAGATATGAAGACGGAGCCAATTGATTCGGATGATTAAATCGTAATGTTCTTCCCGGCATAAGCTGGGCATTCTCCCAGAGTTTTCAAGAATGTCGCGCTTTTCTTGGGAAGTGGTTTTCGTATGAAAGAATTTGAGAGTAAAGAAGTCTCTCGTGTATTGGGTGTGGAATTTCGCAATACAGAGTACCTTCAGACCGCTTTTACGCACCGTTCGTATATCAATGAGCATCGGAATTATCCATTCGATCACAATGAACGGCTGGAATTTCTGGGTGACGCTGTTTTGGAGCTCATCGTGACGGAGTATCTCTTTCATCACTATCCCAATCCCGAAGGAGAGCTCACCAGCTGGCGAGCCGCCTTGGTAAACGGTGAAATGCTCGCACGCGTGGGCGCCGAGATTGGTATAGAGCCTTTCCTTATAATGAGCCGGGGCGAGTCGAAGGATACGGGACGATCGCGTCAGTATTTGATTGCCAATGCTATGGAGGCTATTATCGGCGCACTGTATCTCGACCAGGGGTATGACGCCTCGAAGGATTTCATTCTTCGTGTCATTGTAAGTCATTTGCCGGAAGTTTTTGAACAGAAGCTCTATGCCGATCCAAAGAGCGATTTTCAGGAACAGGCGCAGACGCGTCTCGGCATGACGCCTTCCTATCGCGTGCTTTCCGAGTCTGGTCCCGATCATGACAAGTGCTTCACTGCCGGTGCCTATGTGGGCGACGACCTGGTCGCCGAAGGAACGGGAAATTCAAAGCAGGAAGCTCAGCGTGAAGCCGCCAAAAACGCGCTCAAGAAGAAAGGCTGGTAGTGTCTCATCTTCCGTTTTGTTTCAATTTTTGCTATACTTTAGGAAAGTTTTGTGAAAGGGATACGTGATACAAATACCATGGAAACAGAAAAACAAGAGAAATTTCAGTCGCGATGGTTTTTTTGGGTATTCTTTCTGGCGGTCTTTCTTTCGGTGTTTGCGACATTCTACCGAGTGTTTATTGCGAAGAACTATCTGGTTGATATAGAGACGGCGTGCTCTCCGGAGACGGAAGCGTGTTTTGCGCGAGATATATGTGACACAGAAGATCAAATCTGTGCCGAGGGCGACACGCTGATAGAGACATCGTACTACAAAACCGTTGAGCGGAAGGCGTTTGCTTTTCCGGAAGCATGTGCTTCCGGATCGCTTGACTCACCGCTTTGTGCTGATTTGTCTTGTCGGTCAGGAGAAGTAGATTGCACCGAGACTTTTTGTTCCGATGAAACAGTGCCCGAAGGCGAGACCTGTGTTGGTCCGGGAGTTGTCCCGGAAGAATCGATGACTCCAGATGAATCCGCTGTAGAAGATGAGGAATCCGGAGATACTATGAATGAAGCTCCTATGGAGGATTCGAGCGGAAAGAGTGACTCAATACAAATGAATGAGATGAATTAGACGAATATGGTGATTTCGAGAGTGATTGACAGGAACCATTCTGTGTGATGCCAATAAATAGCCAAAGAGCATATCTACTTTTTGGCAATATGCGCATGTTCTTTCAGTACTTTGAAAAAAAGGACTGTTTCTGTTTCAGTCCTCTTATATGTAAGAGGCTTTACTCTGCGAGATTCCATCTATGAAGAAAAAGACTCCTGATGTGAATGTAGTCGCTCCGAGATCGATTAGTGGATTTCCCGAGTGGCTTCCCGAGGTGAAGATTCTGGAAAACCGTCTCTTGAATATCATCCGAAAGCACTATGAGTCTTTCGGTTTTGTTCCGATAGAGACTCCAGCTGTTGAGTTGCGTGAAGTATTGACAGCAAAGGGCGGGAATGAAAAGGAAATCTACACTCTCGGTCGCTTGCGAGACGCCGGAACGGGTGATGACACCAAAGATTTGGCGCTTCACTTCGATCTCACAGTTCCTCTCGCGCGCTATGTCGCCCAGTACCAGCGAGAGCTTGTTTTCCCATTCCGCCGCTACCAGATTCAAAAGGTCTGGCGAGGCGAACGTCCTCAATCCGGAAGGTTCCGGGAATTTTACCAGTGCGATATCGATGTCATCGGTGATGAGACACTGAACCTCCTCACTGACGCGGAAATGCCGGCAGTGATATACCAGATATTTTCCGAGATGGGCGTCGGTCCGTTCATGATCAGGATCAACAATCGGAAGATAGTCCAAGGATTGCTTTCATGGATCGGTGTGGTAGAGGAAGACTTCACTGCTGTCATGCACATTCTGGACGATCTCGAAAAATTGGGCATCGATCGTTGTATCGCGAGTCTGAAGGAGCTGGGTATCTCGGAAGAGCTGGCACGAAAGGTGCTCACGCTTGTCGGGCGAAAGTTCACTGCGAGTTCGGCTTTGCGAGAGCTTGAAAGTCTTGGATGTTCTGAGTCTCTCTATCTTGAGGGTGTTCAGGAACTCAACACTGTCCTCGAAGGGGTGCTGGCGCTTGGTGTTCCGGAAGAATCTTTCTGTGCTGATCTCTCGATTGTCCGCGGTTTGGACTACTACACGGGAACGGTCTATGAGACGATTCTTCTCGATCATCCGAATGTGGGAAGCGTATGCTCTGGCGGACGGTATGAGAATTTGGCAAGCTACTTCACCAGCCGAAAGTTGCCAGGTGTCGGTATTTCCATCGGACTCTCTCGACTGCTCTCACGGCTTCTTCAGGAAAAGGTGCTCACTGCACAGCCTTGTTCTCCTGCTCCGGTTCTCGTGACGAGTATGGATGGACAGAGAATGAAGGACTACATGGAGATGGCGGCGGAACTTCGATTGACGGGTATTGGGGCGGAAACGTACCTTGAGTTCAAGAAAATGGGCGCACAGCTTGGGTATGCCTCAAAGAAGGGGTTTCGAGTCGCGATTATTGCTGGGAGTGAGGAATTTGAGAGCGACACCGTCGTCGTGAAGAATCTTGGCACTGGTGTGCAGACATCGGTTTCCCGAGCGGAGCTTGTTCAAGAAGTTTCTTGCGTTCTTGGAAACAAGACGTAAGGAAGATTTTGTTTTATCTATGTTGAGCAGTTGGCTTCTTCGGACGATTTTCAATTTTGGAAGCGTCTTTTTTCTTTTCTATCTCTATGGTTTTTCAAATCCTTGAGAGTCTCTTTATCCCGATCAAATGCACCAAGATATGAGAAATCCGGTAAAAATAAAACTGCTTGTGTAGCATTCGCCAACAAGCAGCTTCGGGTTTTCCATCATTCACAGCAGATTCTGGATAAAGCGAAGGATTTTCCGTGCACCCACCAGAACTGACTGATCGTTCATCACCACCATCTTGTTTGCCATTTTGGCAGACAGTTCGTCCCACCGTACAGCATTGAGCTGAAGATCCTCAGCGCAGAGTTGCGGGACAGCATTCATAATGCGCAAGAGTCGCTCGCCATTCATTCGTCGTCGCTCGGCAATCACTGACGGATGGGCGTTAACGTACACAAACCCGCGAAAGAGCTGGAGCATCGCATCATCCCACATATCCTCAATCGCTAGTTCTCCAGACATACGAATCGGCACTACCAAATGTGTGTCCACAATTGTAACAAGACTGGTAGTGCTTTCGATGACGGCGGCTATGCCCTCGATAATCGCTCGCTTTTTTACAGTGGCGGGTGTTGATTCGAGTGCTTCGTACGAAGCTACGCTCAATGTTTCTTTCAAAACTGTACTCCCTCGCACCACGATCATGCTCGGGTGCATTTCCAATAACGCTTCCAAGAGAGCGGATTTACCAACTCCATTTACACCAAAAACACAAACGGCAACCTTCTTGTTCACGAAAAACCTCCTTCAGGGCAATGATACTGCTACATGATTGTAGCGGTATCGGTTACCCTCAAGAAAGAATCCGACCTACAAGGTGGCAATAAATTTTTCAAAAAACGGCAATTCCGTAAACAGCACTCGTTCATGTACCGGCATTTGTTTGTAGGTCAGTTTTTGAGAATTTTGGGCGTGCACCGGCACAAGAATAGTGTCTAAAGGATACGCGTGATATTCGCTTTCGGTCAAAATTTTGCTAATACAAAGCGGTACCTCGGCGATACAAACCTTATACTCTTTACCATCATAAAACACCATACAGTTTCGACGCAGAGCCGTTCTGTCATCCTCGCCATCCAAAAGAGCGAGTATTTTTTCAGGACCAAGACATGTAGCTGCTTGTTTGGAGTTCGCTCCCGGAAAACCATTCAGAGCATTGATAAATATCCCTCCATCGGTAACGATAACAGGGTGTTTGAGAATGCTATAACTCTTTCTCGCTTTATCTTTTGCAATCTCAATAATATCATCGTGTTTTATTTCGGTAATATCGACATTCGCCAAATGAAGCGTATGCTCTGTGCATTTGCTTTGCAATTCCAACACCTTCGTGGCACTACTCGTGGCAAAATATAAAGATCGGGCTGTTGGTTTGTGAAAAACCAGAACACTCACTCGGTGAGTATCGGATCCGCTGTATGACACAGTGACCAAACCGAGTTCCGCGAGAATGTCTCTAAGCCACTCTCTCTCCAGTTGATTTTTCTGCATTCTCCCTGCATCATCGTTATTGGAAATGTTGCTGATATAGTCAAAAACGAGATAGCCGTCCGGAGTGAGAGATTCCGCCATCACTGAAAGTGTCGGCAATATATCGCTCCTGTGCATGTGTGACAGCACGACTCCGCGCGAAGTGATCAGTCCATATCTCTCCTTTTCGCCCGAAAAAATACCACTCTCAAAACGAACACGCGCATCAGTTGTTTTTTCTGTCGCAACGCGAACCATTTCAGGACTAATATCCATGCCGAGAATATCGGAGATGGTGCTATTTTCAGCAATCAATCTCGTTACTGCGCCATCCCCGCAACCAATATCCAAAGCTGATCCCGACACAAGCGGCAATATGCGCCGTACCTCGGTATCGAAACGATCATACCCATTTTCGTGATTCACATATGAAGTTTCATCCTCGCGTATTGATTGCCAGTTTTCAGCTCGTCCGTCCCAACGACTGGCGACATGAGCATTGTGTTTTTCTCGATTTTTCTCTACCTCTTCAATATGTTTCACGAGTTTTGCAAAAGCCTTTCCTCGATGATTTTCTTCCACGCCAAGCGCACCGAGTGAAGCACGATTGATTTGCACCAACACATCAAGCGTGAGCGGAGTATTCGAGTCAAGATGCTCATAGCGCGTCGTACCGCGCACTTCCCCGCGAAACACATGGCAGTCAAAGCCGTCAAAATATCCGATAAAGCATGTTACGGTCACGGAAGTGTTGGTCGGCAAAAATTGAGGCAGTGTTGCGAGCGTGCTGTTTTTGAGAAGATGCTTGATCAGCGCTCCGGGATACGTATCCGACCCCACCGTGAGAGAGACATCGTCCACGATGAAGGGCATCATGGTCGTTTTCCGTATCTCCGCCATTTTTTCAAGTATCACTTCCTCTCCGTTTACCGACTGTATTTCTTTCGTCTCCGCCGATTTTGGAACAATTTCAAAAAGATGAGCGGGCACGGTTTTCTGCAGTTCCCGATATTGATTCAACTTTTTCTGATTTTCCGAAATACAGTACAGCTTCATACATTAAGCGGCTACGGATTGATTGAGGTAGGTGCTCAAAACACCAAAAGCCTCATTGTATGTGTTCTTATAGACATGAGCATCCGTGATATACCCGTCCATCACGCCCGTTTTGATATTGACTCCAAGCGATTGCTCGAGTTTCTTTGCTACCACATGAGTGATGTCCGCAAACACCACCAAGTCGCTTATATTTTTTTGATACGCATCTTGTGAGCGCATGAAAAAATGCGTATTCATAGTATACTCATTCTCCTTCACCTTGTGGAGCCTGAATTGCAGAGAAACGATACAAGGAAGGTAATCGTTGAAGGGTGAATTTTTCACGTTCTCGTAATCTTCATAGGTAGGAAAAACCATAACAGCTTTCTTGCTTTCCGGAATACGCGTCAACCGATGCACGACGAAATCAATCATTTTTCCCTCTTCAAGCCGTTTTTTGTAACTCTTTGCCCCGGTGCGGAAAGAAGGCGTGATGTCAAAATCCGCCATCGTGTCAGCCTCAAAGGCGAGCTTTCGCATGGAAGCAATCGATTCTTGATTGGCGTACTTCTGGATGATTGGATCGTTGTCGGGATGAGTGTAGTTGTTGATAATGACTCGTACTCCATGCAACGCAAAACGGGCGAGATTTTCATCGTACTCTAAATCACCATTTTTGATACACGCTTCTACCAAACCAAGCCACGCTTCGCCTAGGGATTGAGCCTCGATAGTGCATCCAAAATTGTAACAATGCAAATTCATAGTTTCCTTTAAAAAATGAGATGCTACAGGCAAGCTGTTGGCTTAAAAGGTGCGGAACCAATACCCGAAAATGCTGAATTTATCGCTAAAATAACCATTATGCACTCGATTTCACAATGTACACCAAGAATATACTATTGTCAAGACTTCTATCCCATATAAAAGTCTTTAGGCGGACTTGACATATATTCTATCCCCTACTATACTCCATTATGATAAAGTGTCAACTCTCTATATGAGGCATATGCGCAAAACTAGGAACAAAGAAGATACATGGATGAACCACGATACGGAAGCCCTCTTCGGGGCTATTCTCAAGTTGAAACATGTAGATGAAGCGAAAAAGTTTTTTAGGGACCTGCTCACTGAAAAAGAAATTGAGGAGTTTGGTCAAAGATGGAAAGTGGCGCGAATGTTGGCGGAGGGAACGATCTATACCACCATCTCAAAAGAAACGGGAATGAGCTCTACCACTATTGCCAGAATTCATAAGTGGCTCAAAAAGGGCGAGGGCGGATATAGGCTCGTTTTGGAGAGGCTAAAAGAGAATCGCTAGTTTTTTTTGTTCGTATCGCTTTACTACGATAAAGTATCACTATGAAAAAATCATCAAGAAAGCCACCAACTGTGGTAGGCGCGAAGTATTTTATATCCGCCGCAGGCGGCAACATAACAAGTATTGAGATCGTGCCGCAAGCACTTTCTCGGAAAGAATACGCCAATCGCGGCCGCCATTTAATGAATATGCGCTCTCTCCATAGAACCAGAGCAATCAGGGTTTCTGGTGAAACCAGATAATACGACCCCGCATTTTGAGATGGCTGGTGGCGAGCTGTGCGTGAATGCACTTCGTGCCGCGGCTATTTTGGCAACGGGGATACCGCGAGAAGATCGCCGTGTTACCATGACGGTTTCTGGTCTCAAGTCTCCAGTGGAATGTC
Proteins encoded:
- a CDS encoding AAA family ATPase, which produces MNKKVAVCVFGVNGVGKSALLEALLEMHPSMIVVRGSTVLKETLSVASYEALESTPATVKKRAIIEGIAAVIESTTSLVTIVDTHLVVPIRMSGELAIEDMWDDAMLQLFRGFVYVNAHPSVIAERRRMNGERLLRIMNAVPQLCAEDLQLNAVRWDELSAKMANKMVVMNDQSVLVGARKILRFIQNLL
- a CDS encoding ribonuclease HII; protein product: MLDNMKKKISLMFPTFEYEQSVAVQDRIAVGVDEAGRGPLAGPVVAAAAWYRLTPLVFPVGEDRYTRLIRDSKTLSEDQREEVYQWIIDHFEIGVGIVDARTIDRVNILQATFLAMREAIAVLAGKRATKEKQETKTMHMLVDGNREIPELTFPQEAMVKGDARSVSIAAASIVAKVTRDRMMHKYDSEYLEYGFARHKGYGTAAHVEAIRRLGPCPIHRHSFAPVAELSREFARNKES
- the rnc gene encoding ribonuclease III produces the protein MKEFESKEVSRVLGVEFRNTEYLQTAFTHRSYINEHRNYPFDHNERLEFLGDAVLELIVTEYLFHHYPNPEGELTSWRAALVNGEMLARVGAEIGIEPFLIMSRGESKDTGRSRQYLIANAMEAIIGALYLDQGYDASKDFILRVIVSHLPEVFEQKLYADPKSDFQEQAQTRLGMTPSYRVLSESGPDHDKCFTAGAYVGDDLVAEGTGNSKQEAQREAAKNALKKKGW
- the hisS gene encoding histidine--tRNA ligase codes for the protein MNVVAPRSISGFPEWLPEVKILENRLLNIIRKHYESFGFVPIETPAVELREVLTAKGGNEKEIYTLGRLRDAGTGDDTKDLALHFDLTVPLARYVAQYQRELVFPFRRYQIQKVWRGERPQSGRFREFYQCDIDVIGDETLNLLTDAEMPAVIYQIFSEMGVGPFMIRINNRKIVQGLLSWIGVVEEDFTAVMHILDDLEKLGIDRCIASLKELGISEELARKVLTLVGRKFTASSALRELESLGCSESLYLEGVQELNTVLEGVLALGVPEESFCADLSIVRGLDYYTGTVYETILLDHPNVGSVCSGGRYENLASYFTSRKLPGVGISIGLSRLLSRLLQEKVLTAQPCSPAPVLVTSMDGQRMKDYMEMAAELRLTGIGAETYLEFKKMGAQLGYASKKGFRVAIIAGSEEFESDTVVVKNLGTGVQTSVSRAELVQEVSCVLGNKT
- a CDS encoding methyltransferase domain-containing protein yields the protein MKLYCISENQKKLNQYRELQKTVPAHLFEIVPKSAETKEIQSVNGEEVILEKMAEIRKTTMMPFIVDDVSLTVGSDTYPGALIKHLLKNSTLATLPQFLPTNTSVTVTCFIGYFDGFDCHVFRGEVRGTTRYEHLDSNTPLTLDVLVQINRASLGALGVEENHRGKAFAKLVKHIEEVEKNREKHNAHVASRWDGRAENWQSIREDETSYVNHENGYDRFDTEVRRILPLVSGSALDIGCGDGAVTRLIAENSTISDILGMDISPEMVRVATEKTTDARVRFESGIFSGEKERYGLITSRGVVLSHMHRSDILPTLSVMAESLTPDGYLVFDYISNISNNDDAGRMQKNQLEREWLRDILAELGLVTVSYSGSDTHRVSVLVFHKPTARSLYFATSSATKVLELQSKCTEHTLHLANVDITEIKHDDIIEIAKDKARKSYSILKHPVIVTDGGIFINALNGFPGANSKQAATCLGPEKILALLDGEDDRTALRRNCMVFYDGKEYKVCIAEVPLCISKILTESEYHAYPLDTILVPVHAQNSQKLTYKQMPVHERVLFTELPFFEKFIATL
- a CDS encoding helix-turn-helix domain-containing protein — its product is MNHDTEALFGAILKLKHVDEAKKFFRDLLTEKEIEEFGQRWKVARMLAEGTIYTTISKETGMSSTTIARIHKWLKKGEGGYRLVLERLKENR
- the nusB gene encoding transcription antitermination factor NusB, encoding MANRHLQRSVAMQALFEWDFRKSGDAEMADIARRNLEEFAPGLEDASFTRVLVEGTLAHRKVIDQLIEKCAPEWPLDQVTVIDRNVLRLGIFELLYGNYDEVPPKVAINEAIELSKTFGSDSSPRFINGVLGTIYREMGEPMKDDSSEKRRAALKLKELEERPGDMKTEPIDSDD
- the rpmF gene encoding 50S ribosomal protein L32, which gives rise to MSVPKQRHSKARQARGRVRYVKSVKNGVLCLKCGSSILAHRVCPKCGFYKDREYVNTMKQVETPAKKEKK